A single window of Lonchura striata isolate bLonStr1 chromosome 20, bLonStr1.mat, whole genome shotgun sequence DNA harbors:
- the TRIM37 gene encoding E3 ubiquitin-protein ligase TRIM37 encodes MDEQSVESIAEVFRCFICMEKLRDARLCPHCSKLCCFSCIRRWLTEQRAQCPHCRAPLQLRELVNCRWAEEVTQQLDTLQLCSLTKHEENEKDKCENHHEKLSVFCWTCKKCICHQCALWGGMHGGHTFKPLAEIYEQHVTKVNEEVAKLRRRLMELISLVQEVERNVEAVRSAKDERVREIRNAVEMMIARLDTQLKNKLITLMGQKTSLTQETELLETLLQEVEHQLRSCSKSELISKSSEILMMFQQVHRKPMASFVTTPVPPDFTSELVPAYDSTTFVLENFSTLRQRADPVYSPPLQVSGLCWRLKVYPDGNGVVRGYYLSVFLELSAGLPETSKYEYRVEMVHQSTNDPTKNIIREFASDFEVGECWGYNRFFRLDLLANEGYLNRQNDTVILRFQVRSPTFFQKCRDQHWYIAQLEAAQTSYIQQINNLKERLAIELSRTQKSRGVSPPDTHLSPQNDEGSETRAKKPGQSIETLLENFTAPGLARESKEEEEEKTQQEDFNHELSDGDLDIDLAGEDEVNHLDGSSSSASSTATSNTEENDIDEETMSGENDVEYSSTMELEDGDLMEDAAAAATPGASGTSHSYSSASGRPSRRGASALGSTASSSLLDIDPLILIHLLDLKDRNGMENLWGLQPRPPASLLQSRASSYPLKDREQRRHQAMWRVPPDLKMLKRLKTQMAEVRSKMSDVKNQLSEVRSSSSGSGEGQPSFFSIEQGALAACGTDSCSKLQEIGMELLTKSSVTSCYIRNSASKKSTSAKPLRSGAAGSLSLRRAMDSGDGNLRLKGDSHPAEGGLGSSKLSARALAGPGAVEALPKREETPCEGSDSELGAAALNGLAAAEKSRKVGALGSNSKGCRPEGAQPGGLESSSEPGELQGMGSEGASAGAEEAGVCQKHVLHLLPGMSSDSDIECDTENEEQEDATSPSEMFNQAFSVQPSGEGHSSVLPDGDQAGSEDHSFAPGDDSTR; translated from the exons ATGGACGAGCAGAGCGTGGAG AGCATTGCCGAGGTGTTCCGATGTTTTATTTGTATGGAGAAGCTGCGGGATGCCCGCCTGTGCCCTCActgctccaagctctgctgTTTCAGCTGTATCAGG CGTTGGCTGACTGAACAAAGAGCTCAGTGCCCTCATTGTAG AGCCCCCCTGCAGCTCCGAGAGCTTGTCAACTGTCGCTGGGCAGAGGAGgtcacacagcagctggacacacttcagctctgcagcctcACAAAGCACGAAGAGAATGAAAAGGACAA GTGTGAAAACCATCATGAGAAGCTCAGTGTTTTCTGCTGGACCTGCAAGAAGTGTATCTGCCACCAGTGTGCACTTTGGGGAGGAATG CATGGAGGACATACTTTTAAACCACTGGCAGAAATCTACGAGCAGCATGTCACAAAAGTAAATGAAGAAGTGGCAAAGCTGAGGAGAAGACTCATGGAATTGATCAGTTTGGTGCAGGAAGTG GAGCGGAACGTGGAGGCCGTGCGCAGCGCCAAGGACGAGCGCGTGCGGGAGATCCGCAACGCCGTGGAGATGATGATCGCCCGCCTGGACACCCAGCTCAAGAACAAGCTCATCACTCTCATGG GTCAAAAGACATCACTTACTCAAGAAACTGAACTTCTGGAAACCCTGCTTCAAGAAGTAGAACATCAG TTACGGTCCTGCAGCAAGAGTGAGCTGATATCCAAAAGTTCAGAGATCCTGATGATGTTCCAGCAGGTCCATCGAAAGCCCATGGCCTCGTTCGTCACCACTCCTGTCCCCCCAGACTTCACAAG tgAATTGGTTCCAGCCTATGACTCAACTACATTTGTCTTGGAAAACTTCAG caCCTTGCGGCAGCGAGCGGATCCTGTGTACAGCCCTCCCCTGCAGGTGTCAGGACTGTGCTGGAGATTAAAAGTTTACCCG GATGGAAATGGAGTAGTTCGAGGCTACTACCTGTCAGTGTTTCTGGAGCTGTCTGCTGGATTGCCAGAGACATCCAA GTATGAATACCGAGTAGAAATGGTTCACCAGTCCACCAATGATCCCACCAAAAACATCATCCGGGAATTCGCCTCTGATTTTGAAGTTGGGGAATGCTGGGGCTACAACCGATTCTTCCGCCTGGACCTGCTGGCCAACGAGGGCTACCTGAACCGGCAGAACGACACCGTGATCCTCAG GTTCCAAGTGCGTTCACCAACCTTCTTCCAGAAGTGCCGGGATCAGCACTGGTACATTGCTCAGCTGGAAGCAGCTCAGACAAGTTACATCCAGCAAATAAATAACCTGAAAGAA AGGCTCGCAATTGAACTGTCCCGGACTCAGAAATCCCGAGGGGTTTCCCCTCCAGACACTCACCTCAGTCCCCAgaatgatgagggctcagagacAAGAGCAAAGAAACCTGGACAAAGCATTGAAACACTGCTTGAGAATTTCACTGCTCCAGGGCTAGCACGGGAgagcaaggaagaggaggaagagaagactCAGCAGGAAGACTTCAAC caCGAACTCTCAGATGGTGACCTGGATATAGATCTTGCTGGAGAAGATGAGGTGAACCACCTtgatggcagcagctcttcagcAAGTTCAACAGCAACCAGTAACACTGAAGAAAATGATATTGATGAAGAAACTAT GTCTGGAGAGAATGATGTGGAATACAGCAGCACTATGGAGCTGGAAGATGGAGATCTCATGGaggatgcagcagctgctgctacTCCTGGAGCATCAG GTACCAGCCACAGCTACAGCAGCGCTAGCGGGAGACCCTCGCGGCGGGGAGCCAGCGCCCTGGgctccacagccagcagcagcctgctggATATAGATCCCCTCATTCTAATCCACCTGTTGGACCTCAAAGACAGGAATGGCATGGAAAACCTCTGGGGCCTTCAGCCACGTCCTCCTGCCTCtcttctgcagagcagag CCTCATCCTATCCCCTGAAGGATCGAGAGCAGCGCAGGCACCAGGCCATGTGGAGGGTGCCCCCAGACCTGAAGATGCTGAAAAGACTCAAAACCCAGATGGCAGAAGTTCGGAGCAAAATGTCTGATGTGAAGAACCAGCTGTCTGAAGTGAGGAGCAGCAGTTCTGGCTCAGGGGAGGGACAGCCCAGCTTCTTCTCCATCGAGCAGGGGGCCCTGGCTGCCTGTGGCACTGACAGCTGCAGCAAGCTGCAGGAAAtagggatggagctgctgacCAAGTCTTCAGTCACCAGTTGTTACATAAGGAATT CTGCCAGTAAGAAAAGTACCTCAGCCAAGCCCCTTCGGTCGGGAGCTGCCGGGAGCCTGTCCCTGAGGAGAGCCATGGACAGTGGGGACGGGAACCTGCGCCTGAAGGGGGACAGCCACCCTGCTGAGG GAGGCCTGGGGAGCTCCAAGCTGAGTGCTCGGGCCCTGGCCGGCCCCGGGGCCGTCGAGGCACTGCCCAAGCGGGAGGAGACGCCCTGTGAGGGATCCGACTccgagctgggagctgctgccttgAATGGCTtggctgctgcagagaagagcagaaaagtTGGTGCTCTGGG CTCAAACTCCAAGGGATGTCGGCCAGAAGGAGCCCAGCCTGGtggcctggagagcagctctgagcccggggagctgcaggggatgGGCTCTGAAGGTgcctctgcaggagcagaggaag CTGGGGTGTGTCAGAAGCACGTCCTGCACCTCCTGCCAGGGATGAGCAGTGACAGTGACATCGAATGTGACACGGAGaacgaggagcaggaggatgccACCTCTCCCTCAGAGATGTTCAACCAGGCCTTCTCTGTCCAGCCCTCTGGTGAAG GGCACTCCTCGGTGTTACCAGATGGGGATCAGGCCGGTTCTGAGGATCACAGCTTTGCCCCTGGAGATGACAGCACCAG GTAG
- the SKA2 gene encoding spindle and kinetochore-associated protein 2 isoform X1 yields the protein MASAPREPPANGRRAVVTAGQWAPPTLPAAARGVGISAPPPEECQLFNMEPAVNNLQTLFQKAEADLDYIQSRLEFEIANSHPDDATAEENPAALLKEISLVKSRYKSLCDQMIQISQEQKESMESIRAALQETMKISRALQQQTGLEVSLPLSAEEQAATQQLNLQFGEEMELPVKEPFCSQSPVPGSAEEAQFTPLTKEAFLRVPRNIRRTVKLTDLNCLYRELFNHFIVQNNRAALSLTQMKTVIKKATNIKIQILKEMGIVEVDKQGNIKLAELKENYSDTEAS from the exons ATGGCGAGCGCGCCCCGCGAGCCGCCAGCCAATGGGAGGCGCGCGGTAGTGACAGCTGGCCAATGGGCGCCGCCGACTCTCCCGGCCGCGGCGCGGGGGGTGGGGATCTCCGCGCCGCCGCCTGAGGAATGTCAACTATTCAACATGGAGCCGGCGGTTAACAATCTCCAGACCCTG TTCCAGAAAGCAGAAGCTGATTTGGATTATATTCAGAGCAGACTGGAGTTTGAAATAGCGAATAGTCATCCTGATGATGCAACAGCAGAG GAGAACCCAGCTGCTCTCCTGAAGGAGATCTCATTGGTGAAATCCCGTTACAAATCCCTGTGTGACCAGATGATACAAATTTCCCAGGAGCAGAAGGAATCCATGGAGAGCATCcgtgctgccctgcaggaaaCCATGAAGATATCTCGGGCATTACAGCAACAAACTGGGCTGGAGGTG AGCTTACCTCTGTCAGCAGAAGAACAGGCTGCAACCCAGCAGTTAAACTTGCAATTTGGGGAAGAAATGGAACTTCCAGTGAAAGAG ccATTCTGCTCACAATCTCCAGTCCCTGGCTCAGCTGAAG AAGCCCAGTTCACACCATTGACAAAGGAAGCATTTCTGAGAGTGCCCAGGAACATCAGGAGAACTGTTAAGTTAACAGACTTGAACTGTTTGTACAGGGAGTTGTTTAACCATTTCATTGTACAGAACAACAG AGCAGCACTGAGTCTTACACAGATGAAAACAGTAATTAAGAAAGCCACtaatataaaaattcaaatcCTGAAAGAAATGGGGATTGTAGAAGTCGACAAACAAGGAAATATAAAATTGGCTGAGTTAAAAGAAAACTACTCGGACACAGAAGCATCTTGA
- the SKA2 gene encoding spindle and kinetochore-associated protein 2 isoform X2, protein MASAPREPPANGRRAVVTAGQWAPPTLPAAARGVGISAPPPEECQLFNMEPAVNNLQTLFQKAEADLDYIQSRLEFEIANSHPDDATAEENPAALLKEISLVKSRYKSLCDQMIQISQEQKESMESIRAALQETMKISRALQQQTGLESLPLSAEEQAATQQLNLQFGEEMELPVKEPFCSQSPVPGSAEEAQFTPLTKEAFLRVPRNIRRTVKLTDLNCLYRELFNHFIVQNNRAALSLTQMKTVIKKATNIKIQILKEMGIVEVDKQGNIKLAELKENYSDTEAS, encoded by the exons ATGGCGAGCGCGCCCCGCGAGCCGCCAGCCAATGGGAGGCGCGCGGTAGTGACAGCTGGCCAATGGGCGCCGCCGACTCTCCCGGCCGCGGCGCGGGGGGTGGGGATCTCCGCGCCGCCGCCTGAGGAATGTCAACTATTCAACATGGAGCCGGCGGTTAACAATCTCCAGACCCTG TTCCAGAAAGCAGAAGCTGATTTGGATTATATTCAGAGCAGACTGGAGTTTGAAATAGCGAATAGTCATCCTGATGATGCAACAGCAGAG GAGAACCCAGCTGCTCTCCTGAAGGAGATCTCATTGGTGAAATCCCGTTACAAATCCCTGTGTGACCAGATGATACAAATTTCCCAGGAGCAGAAGGAATCCATGGAGAGCATCcgtgctgccctgcaggaaaCCATGAAGATATCTCGGGCATTACAGCAACAAACTGGGCTGGAG AGCTTACCTCTGTCAGCAGAAGAACAGGCTGCAACCCAGCAGTTAAACTTGCAATTTGGGGAAGAAATGGAACTTCCAGTGAAAGAG ccATTCTGCTCACAATCTCCAGTCCCTGGCTCAGCTGAAG AAGCCCAGTTCACACCATTGACAAAGGAAGCATTTCTGAGAGTGCCCAGGAACATCAGGAGAACTGTTAAGTTAACAGACTTGAACTGTTTGTACAGGGAGTTGTTTAACCATTTCATTGTACAGAACAACAG AGCAGCACTGAGTCTTACACAGATGAAAACAGTAATTAAGAAAGCCACtaatataaaaattcaaatcCTGAAAGAAATGGGGATTGTAGAAGTCGACAAACAAGGAAATATAAAATTGGCTGAGTTAAAAGAAAACTACTCGGACACAGAAGCATCTTGA
- the PRR11 gene encoding proline-rich protein 11, producing the protein MARYKKCKRKRRAQAKFRLEKKRNAATPQGSVCPSPRSPAHLSLNSSPVPSCSHWPLALPSVKSVLRPLAAAASFLYWWCQSRVAQSFQVVKDTIFPSQVYLRELNTFREKLEKLESEFSNLQGALQMNGVAALSSESSLCQRCHKPVLGAPVGTQMDPPPSASVPVSIPPPPPLPPPPPPPPPPLPPPKLPLAPLLLQRGTASKLAPPVKKDGPMHITLKDLLNVKLKKTNSNLRMDKEQSPVKPRRALITVTDLQSVSLRPKSKPSPHATKSLIISPKNQIDLRKHLKKVDIQRSPGGTPLNSKENTECGSGLTPIMTKALRRKFQMAHPKSPSPARLSAANSFDEK; encoded by the exons ATGGCAAGGTATAAGAAATGCAAACGAAAACGAAGAGCCCAAGCAAAATTTAGActggaaaagaagagaaatgcTGCAACCCCCCAGGGCTCAGTTTGTCCCTCTCCACG GTCACCGGCTCATCTCTCTCTGAACTCATCACCAGTCCCAAGCTGCTCCCACTGGCCTTTAGCCTTGCCCAGTGTAAAAAGTGTGCTCAGacccttggcagcagcagcatcattTCTGTATTGGTGGTGCCAGAGCAGGGTTGCACAG AGCTTTCAGGTGGTTAAAGACACCATATTTCCATCACAAGTCTACTTAAGGGAACTAAATACATTCAGGGAGAAGCTGGAGAAGTTGGAAAGTGAATTTTCCAATCTACAAGGAGCACTCCAG ATGAACGGAGTGGCAGCTTTATCTTCAGAAAGTTCTCTTTGCCAAAGGTGTCACAAGCCAGTCCTGGGTGCTCCTGTGGGGACACAGATGGATCCTCCACCCTCAGCATCCGTGCCTGTGTCCatcccccctcctcctcctcttcctcctcctcctcctcctccaccaccaCCGCTGCCTCCACCAAAACTGCCTCTGGCACCTCTCCTCCTCCAACGGGGCACAGCCTCTAAACTG GCACCACCAgtgaaaaaggatgggcccatgCACATCACCCTCAAAGACCTCCTGAATGTTAAACTGAAGAAGACAAACAGCAACCTGAGAATGGACAAG GAACAATCACCAGTGAAGCCACGCAGGGCATTAATTACAGTCACAGATCTACAGAGTGTTAGTCTGAGACCTAAGTCCAAGCCATCACCTCATGCTACAAAATCATTAAT tatCTCCCCTAAAAATCAGATTGATCTTCGGAAGCATCTGAAGAAAGTCGATATACAAAG AAGTCCTGGTGGCACTCCTCTGAATAGTAAAGAAAACACTGAATGTGGCTCTGGGCTGACCCCAATCATGACAAAGGCACTGCGGCGCAAATTTCAG ATGGCTCACCCGAAGAGTCCCTCGCCTGCACGGCTGAGTGCTGCAAACAGCTTTGatgaaaagtaa
- the SMG8 gene encoding nonsense-mediated mRNA decay factor SMG8 yields the protein MPPPGAMGTAAGPMSLRELLLAGGAAGGEEEVCVVGIFGKTALQLCSEKEALVSAVCDRQVFPLFPEEDPELADGAAGQDGDPAAKDYNQLQAYYSQESRVLYLVLTSICDTPQLLRACGDLAAAENREAGPGHPSGGPAPLPHAEAHEFWKHQEKLHCLSLLYLFSVCHILLLVHPTCSFDITYDRVFRALDGLRQKVLPSLKAAIKDCPVGKEWKLNCRPCPPRLLFLFQLNGALKVDPLPSRGQDPCGHLEKPPPKKHSPKRRLQHALEDQIYRIFRKSRVLTNQSINCLFTVPANQAFVYIVAGGPQDGDDPVAMLLDQLRSNCTMRETDSLLAPTLSGPRRYQMMRHGRQQLSFHAESSSSSSSGQLVDCTLKEFLWQHVELVLSKKGFEDSVGRNPQPSHFELPTYQKWVAAALKLYEVTIEGKDDDPTCGELSSKIMSSIKVLEGYLDIDTKFSENRCQKALPMAHSAYQSNLPHNYTMTVHKNQLAQALRVYSQHARGPAFHKYAMQLNEDCYKFWSNGHQLCEERSLTDQHCVHKFHLLPKAGEKPEADRNPPILYHNSRARSTGACNCGRKQAPREDPFDIKAANYDFYQLLEEKCCGKLEHINFPIFQPSTPDPAPARDEASPAPPEGEMEKLKEKEPQTQGESTGLSLALSLGQSTGSLGTYPADAQGGGDNAESHGQSGDSKSEKRPSLVDRQASTVEYLPGMLHSNCPKGLLPKFSSWSLVKLGPAKAYNFHTGLDQQGFIPGTNYLMPWDIVIRTRTEDEGDLDTNSWPAPNKAVPGKRSSVVMGRGRRRDDIARAFVGFEYEDARGRRFMCSGPDKVMKVMGGGPKESALKALNSDMPLYILSSTQGRGLKPHYAQFMRLFVVVPDAPLQITLTPQVQPGPPPCPIFYPEKQEITLPSDGLWVLRFPYAYVTERGPCFPPKESQQLMSYKVLRGILKAITQ from the exons atGCCGCCGCCCGGGGCCATGGGCACGGCCGCGGGGCCCATGAGCCtgcgggagctgctgctggcgggcggcgcggcgggcggcgagGAGGAGGTGTGCGTGGTGGGCATCTTCGGCAAAACCGCGCTGCAGCTGTGCTCCGAGAAGGAGGCCCTGGTGAGCGCCGTGTGCGACCGGCAGGTGTTCCCGCTGTTCCCGGAGGAGGATCCCGAGCTGGCGGATGGCGCCGCGGGGCAGGACGGGGACCCGGCCGCCAAGGACTACAACCAGCTGCAGGCGTACTACAGCCAGGAGAGCCGCGTGTTGTACCTGGTGCTCACCTCCATCTGCGACACGCCGCAGCTGCTGCGCGCCTGCGGAGACCTGGCGGCGGCCGAGAACAGAGAGGCCGGACCCGGCCACCCCTCCGGagggccggccccgctgccccacGCCGAGGCGCACGAGTTCTGGAAGCACCAGGAGAAGCTGCACTGCCTGAGCCTCCTCTACCTCTTCTCCGTGTGCCACATCCTCCTGCTGGTGCATCCCACCTGCTCCTTCGACATCACCTACGACCGCGTGTTCAGGGCGCTGGACGGGCTGCGGCAGAAGGTGCTGCCCTCCCTGAAGGCTGCCATCAAGGACTGCCCTGTCGGCAAGGAGTGGAAGCTCAACTGCAGACCATGCCCTCCacgcctcctcttcctcttccagcTCAACGGGGCTCTGAAGGTGGATCCGCTGCCAAGCAGGGGCCAGGATCCCTGTGGTCACCTGGAAAAGCCACCCCCCAAGAAGCATTCCCCCaagaggaggctgcagcacgCTCTGGAGGATCAGATCTACCGCATCTTCCGCAAGAGCCGGGTGCTGACCAACCAGAGCATCAACTGCCTGTTCACCGTGCCCGCCAACCAGGCTTTCGTCTACATCGTGGCCGGTGGGCCCCAGGACGGAGACGATCCCGTGGCCATGCTTCTCGACCAGCTCAGGAGCAACTGCACCATGAGAGAGACTGACTCGCTGCTGGCTCCCACCCTGTCGGGACCCAGGAGGTATCAGATGATGAGGCACGGCCGGCAGCAGCTCTCCTTCCACGCAGAGAgtagcagctccagctcctctgggcagctCGTGGACTGCACCCTCAAGGAGTTCTTGTGGCAGCACGTGGAGTTGGTGCTCAGCAAGAAGGGCTTTGAAGACAGCGTGGGGAGGAACCCGCAGCCCTCTCACTTCGAGCTCCCGACCTACCAGAAGtgggtggctgcagctctgaaaCTCTATGAAGTGACTATCGAAGGCAAAGACGATGACCCAACCTGCGGCGAGCTGAGCTCAAAAATCATGAGCAGCATCAAAGTTTTGGAAGGTTACTTAGACATAGACACCAAGTTCTCTGAAAACCGTTGCCAGAAAGCTCTGCCCATGGCCCACAGCGCCTACCAGTCCAACCTACCCCACAATTACACCATGACAGTGCACAAGAACCAGCTGGCCCAGGCCCTGCGTGTATACAGCCAGCACGCCCGGGGCCCAGCCTTCCACAAATACGCCATGCAGCTCAACGAGGACTGCTACAAGTTCTGGAGCAACGGGCACCAGCTCTGCGAGGAGCGGAGCTTGACAGACCAGCACTGCGTGCACAAGTTCCATCTGCTCCCCAAAGCAG GGGAAAAGCCAGAAGCAGACAGAAATCCTCCAATTCTGTACCACAACAGCCGGGCTCGTTCCACTGGTGCCTGTAACTGTGGAAGGAAACAAGCTCCTCGGGAGGACCCCTTTGATATCAAAGCAGCTAATTATGACTTTTACCAG TTGCTGGAAGAGAAGTGCTGTGGAAAACTGGAGCACATCAACTTCCCCATATTCCAGCCAAGCACACCTGACCCGGCGCCTGCTCGGGACGAGGCATCGCCCGCCCCTCCAGAAGGCGAGATGGAGAAACTCAAAGAGAAAGAACCTCAGACTCAGGGAGAGAGCACAGGCCTGAGCTTAGCCCTGAGCCTGGGCCAGtccacaggcagcctgggcacTTACCCAGCCGATGCCCAGGGCGGAGGGGACAATGCAGAAAGCCACGGGCAGAGCGGAGACTCCAAGAGCGAGAAGAGGCCGAGCCTGGTGGATCGCCAGGCTTCCACTGTCGAGTACCTCCCTGGGATGCTCCATTCCAACTGCCCCAAAGGCCTTCTGCCCAAATTCTCCAGTTGGTCACTGGTCAAGCTGGGGCCTGCTAAGGCTTATAACTTCCACACAGGCTTAGATCAACAGGGCTTTATCCCGGGAACAAACTATTTAATGCCTTGGGACATCGTCATCAGGACGAGAACTGAAGATGAAGGAGATTTAGACACCAATTCCTGGCCTGCACCCAACAAGGCTGTTCCTGGGAAAAGAAGCTCGGTGGTGATGGGAAGAGGCCGGCGGAGGGACGACATCGCTCGGGCTTTTGTGGGCTTCGAATATGAAGATGCACGTGGGAGGAGGTTCATGTGCTCAGGGCCTGATAAGGTGATGAAGGTGATGGGAGGGGGGCCGAAGGAATCTGCCCTGAAAGCCCTCAACTCCGACATGCCCCTGTACATCCTGTCCTCGACGCAGGGCCGGGGCCTCAAGCCCCACTACGCCCAGTTCATGAGGCTCTTCGTGGTGGTTCCCGACGCTCCTCTGCAGATCACCTTAACGCCTCAG GTTCAACCAGGACCACCACCCTGTCCCATATTTTACCCTGAGAAGCAGGAAATCACCCTTCCCTCTGATGGACTCTGGGTGCTGAGGTTTCCCTATGCCTACGTGACAGAACGGGGGCCCTGCTTCCCTCCCAAAGAAAGCCAACAGTTAATGAGCTACAAAGTTCTCCGAGGAATACTGAAAGCAATTACACAGTAA